TTTGATCGGACGGGGCTCGTCCGGCATATCGACGAAGAACGGAGGTTCCTGAACGTAGGTGCTGTTCGGATCCCATTCGTAGAGATCCCCTTCAGCTCCCGAGATCTGCTGCCACTGTTCGGGGCCGTCGGTCGCCTTGGAGTACTGATTGACGAACAACTCCGGCGACATGCTGCCGGCGATCGCGTCGAGAATTTCCTGGCGAGTCGGCCAGATGTCTTTCAGATAAACCGCGTTGCCTTCCTTGTCCTGGCCGAGAGGCTCGTTGACCAAGTCGATATCGGTCGTGCCGGCCAGAGCATAAGCAACCACGAGCGGCGGACTGGCCAGGTAGTTGGCTTTCACCTGCTGGTTGATGCGGCCTTCGAAGTTGCGGTTTCCGGAGAGAACCGAGCTCACCACCAGATCACCTTCGCTGACGGCGGCGGAGACTTCCGGGGGAAGCGGACCACTGTTGCCGATGCAGGTCGTGCAGCCGTAACCGACGGTGTAGAAGCCGATCTGCTCCAGGTAAGTCAGCAGGTTGGCCCGTTCCAGATAATCGGTCACGACGCGGGATCCCGGTGCCAGAGAGGTCTTCACCCACGGCTTGCGGTTCAGGCCTTTCTCGGCGGCTTTCTTGGCCACAAGTCCGGCAGCCATGAGCACTGACGGGTTACTCGTGTTTGTACAACTGGTGATCGCAGCGATAACAACCGCACCGTCGGTAACGGGAGCGGTTTCGCCCTCGAACTTCACCTCGACTTCGGGCGACTCGCCTTCCCGTTTGAAGGTGGTCTTAAGATCGCTCTCCCAGGACGACTTCATGTCTCGCAGCAGGATCCGATCCTGAGGCCGCTTCGGTCCGGCCAGGGACGGTTCGACGGTGCTCAAATCGAGTTCGAGAGCCGAGGTGAATTCCGGTTCCGTTCCGCCGGAAACGTAGAACATTCCCTGAGCCTTGTAGTAGGTCTCAACGAGTTCGATCTCTTCTCTGGTGCGGCCGGTTCGCTCAAGATAACGCAGAGTTTCCGCATCAACCGGGAAGAAGCCACAGGTCGCTCCGTACTCGGGAGCCATGTTGGCCAGCGTGGCCCGGTCGGGCAGGGACATCGAATCGAGGCCGGGGCCGTAGTATTCCACGAACTTGCCGACAACGCCGTGCTTTCGAAGCATCTGCGTGACGGTAAGCACCAGGTCGGTCGCGGTGGCGCCTTCCGGCAGTTCGCCGGTCAGCTTGAAGCCGACGACTTCCGGCATCAGCATGTAAATCGGCTGGCCGAGCATGACGGCTTCGGCTTCGATGCCGCCGACGCCCCATCCAAGTACGCCGAGGCCGTTGATCATCGTTGTGTGCGAGTCGGTTCCGACCAGGGAGTCGGGAGAGAGCACGCCATCCTTCTGCAGGACGACTTTGGCCAGATACTCCAGGTTCACCTGATGGACGATCCCGGTGGCGGGAGGAATTACGCGGAAGTTGTCGAAGGCCTGCTGACCCCAGCGGAGGAACTGGTAACGCTCGGCATTTCGTTCGAACTCGATCTCGAGGTTCTGATCGACGGCCATGCGGTTGGCGAACGCATCGACCTGCACCGAGTGATCGATGACGAGATCGCAGGGAACCAGCGGATTGATCTTTCTGGGATCTCCACCCATTCGCACCATGGCGGAACGAAGAGCCGCCAGATCGACGATGGCGGGAACGCCCGTGAAGTCCTGCAGGACGACGCGGCCCGGATGGAAGGGGATCTCGACCTGCTCGACATTCTTCGCGTTCCATCCGGCCAGGTTCTTCACGTCCTGATCGCGAACGACAAAGTCATCCCAGTTTCGCAGGCAGGATTCGAGCAGAACGCGGATCGAATACGGCAGGCGCGACGTGTCTCCGAGGCCTTGCTCGCTCAGCTTCTGGATGTTGTAAAACTGAAATTCGCCGGCCGATGTCTTCAGGCTTTCTTTGGCGTTGAACGGATTTCCGCTAGTCATGCTCCACTCCCAGTCCGATCCCGAACGTTCGTCCGCGATCTGCGTTTGTTGTACTGCTCTTGAGTTAGAAAGCGTACTTGATGCAACGGCGATGTTAAAGGGTTCCCCCGGTCCACAGATCGCATTTTCGAAGGGGACGAATCTGGCGAGAAGCAGGGGCGACATCGACTTATCATCAACCGTCGATGCGACTTAGGGATCAACCTCTCCCGATGAATGGGCCCGGATTGCGACGTTCTGACGCATTCATCGCTCGAATTGAGTCGGGGAATAGCGCAACGTACAGCGGTCATCCGCGAGATTCCGGTGAAGACTGTTAAGGTTTGATGAACAGTCGTAACTGGCACTGTTGTTCGAGTTCTTCAGTCGCGACAATCCTTCCAGCAAGAGGCCTCGACCGCACGCACGCTGTCGGACTTGTGGGAACGAATTGAAATCAAGCGACTGTGCTCGTCGTCCAGAAGGCGACTGGAGCAAACGGAACAAAAATGGCAACTGATGCCCCTGTCAGGGTGGAGAACGAATTCATGGCTGCGAAAGCGGCTGATATTGTTGG
The sequence above is a segment of the Rubinisphaera margarita genome. Coding sequences within it:
- the acnA gene encoding aconitate hydratase AcnA, with translation MTSGNPFNAKESLKTSAGEFQFYNIQKLSEQGLGDTSRLPYSIRVLLESCLRNWDDFVVRDQDVKNLAGWNAKNVEQVEIPFHPGRVVLQDFTGVPAIVDLAALRSAMVRMGGDPRKINPLVPCDLVIDHSVQVDAFANRMAVDQNLEIEFERNAERYQFLRWGQQAFDNFRVIPPATGIVHQVNLEYLAKVVLQKDGVLSPDSLVGTDSHTTMINGLGVLGWGVGGIEAEAVMLGQPIYMLMPEVVGFKLTGELPEGATATDLVLTVTQMLRKHGVVGKFVEYYGPGLDSMSLPDRATLANMAPEYGATCGFFPVDAETLRYLERTGRTREEIELVETYYKAQGMFYVSGGTEPEFTSALELDLSTVEPSLAGPKRPQDRILLRDMKSSWESDLKTTFKREGESPEVEVKFEGETAPVTDGAVVIAAITSCTNTSNPSVLMAAGLVAKKAAEKGLNRKPWVKTSLAPGSRVVTDYLERANLLTYLEQIGFYTVGYGCTTCIGNSGPLPPEVSAAVSEGDLVVSSVLSGNRNFEGRINQQVKANYLASPPLVVAYALAGTTDIDLVNEPLGQDKEGNAVYLKDIWPTRQEILDAIAGSMSPELFVNQYSKATDGPEQWQQISGAEGDLYEWDPNSTYVQEPPFFVDMPDEPRPIKSIEEARCLVLLGDSVTTDHISPAGAIKPTAPAGLYLQENGVQIDDFNSYGSRRGNDRVMTRGTFANIRLQNRLAPGTEGSVTVYHPTGEQTSIFDASMKYQEAGIPLVVIAGAEYGTGSSRDWAAKGTYLLGVEAVIAKSYERIHRSNLVGMGVLPLQFREGEDYQSLDLDGTETFHIALDDELKPMQAVEVTARKANGDEVHFVTTCRIDTPIEVQYYRHGGILHKVLRELAKS